From the genome of Nasonia vitripennis strain AsymCx chromosome 1, Nvit_psr_1.1, whole genome shotgun sequence, one region includes:
- the LOC100123503 gene encoding myogenesis-regulating glycosidase isoform X4: protein MPTKLDDMDELRIGNEKGVSSKYSRRESDSSATFSNSGSTLNGSTLGSETEDEENDEESSKIPLQSSQRQAGSNVPSPTISRKLTNDHMDYPNAQSTNSTITSVNSISSLLKEKLQWTIPAALRSSKKRQNADYRLRGFVGFLFLCVVFLVGFAHVYYTQHVLQRAYFDKFRFNKNERVMHVYNNMGVEIIAARLGVGIPPDTGVFNCLPQHQRQDKVCLEWLQHSRLYLGHTKRDNMNCYHVTWQALSPGVNPQDCFDWSAKRGHWYGAGQIQNMAYPLEQGRLEPSPFITGDIRKHPFGNVLKRYFLNSKGATITVDPETPLYVSINFNVTQKKELCLMAKHDAFAFINHLTPYPQLNYSICSTDNMKNLHSSMAEKFLWDGLKPDELQAVHSLLTEPVWQISPTNEADIYNYTEDVIALGFLRQGHVLLSEEWQPSSGDFVLDETRFKSMKDTIDVIHRRGFRIVFTVQPFISTESENFKDAVSNRLLISERGSDPRIPALTRYHKVNSAGVLDITNNKTLPWIQSKLEDLKEKYQVDSFYLDLGTAQDMPHYYKCEQPLTNPDHYKSLFVNSILGSVPVIGVSSAIARPRAPVFVSLPPFPSSWKAIKTVIPTVLSYGIIGYPFIMPGAVGGDVALPMSDNNPDNDYEVTLPEKELYIRWLQLSTFLPVIRFTHLPSKYSDDQVLEIAKSLTTLRQKTVTPLLKKYANVTLDTGLPIIRPLWMLDPMDQACHLVVDEFSVGDELIVAPILHSGSRQREVYLPAGVWKDGIDKSLRKGSRWIHNYRVAEDKVAYFVKMPDDMRF from the exons ATGCCAACCAAGCTCGATGACATGGACGAGCTTCGAATCGGCAACGAGAAg GGCGTCTCGTCCAAGTACTCGCGACGCGAGAGCGACAGCAGTGCGACCTTCAGCAACAGCGGCTCGACTCTGAACGGCAGCACTTTGGGCTCGGAGACCGAAGATGAGGAGAACGACGAGGAGTCATCCAA GATACCGCTACAGTCGTCGCAGCGACAGGCGGGAAGCAACGTTCCATCGCCGACGATCTCGAGGAAGCTCACCAACGACCACATGGATTACCCGAACGCGCAGAGCACCAACTCGACCATCACCAGTGTCAACAGCATCAGCAGTTTGCTCAAGGAGAAACTCCAGTGGACTATACCCGCCGCGCTGAGGAGCAGCAAGAAACGACAGAATGCTGATTACAG GCTACGAGGCTTCGTCggctttctctttctctgcgtcGTATTCCTCGTCGGATTCGCCCACGTCTACTACACGCAGCATGTTCTGCAGCGAGCCTACTTCGACAAATTTAG GTTCAACAAGAACGAGAGGGTCATGCACGTCTACAACAACATGGGCGTGGAGATAATAGCGGCGCGCCTCGGAGTCGGCATTCCTCCGGACACAGGTGTCTTCAATTGCCTGCCGCAGCATCAGCGTCAGGACAAGGTTTGCCTGGAATGGTTACAGCATTCGCGACTCTATCTGGGCCACACGAAACGCGACAACATGAACTGCTACCACGTGACCTGGCAAGCCTTGAGTCCCGGGGTCAACCCGCAGGACTGCTTCGATTGGTCGGCCAAAAGGGGTCACTGGTACGGTGCGGGTCAGATCCAGAACATGGCGTATCCTCTGGAGCAGGGAAGACTAGAGCCCAGTCCTTTCATCACCGGAGATATCAGGAAGCATCCGTTCGGGAACGTTCTGAAGCGGTACTTTCTGAATTCGAAGGGGGCGACGATCACCGTTGACCCAGAGACGCCGCTCTACGTGTCCATCAACTTCAATGTGACCCAGAAAAAGGAGCTGTGCCTGATGGCCAAGCACGACGCGTTTGCCTTCATCAACCACCTTACGCCGTATCCCCAATTGAACTACTCGATCTGCTCGACGGACAACATGAAGAACCTGCACTCGTCGATGGCCGAGAAGTTTCTCTGGGACGGTTTGAAGCCAGACGAACTCCAGGCTGTTCACTCGCTGTTGACCGAACCGGTCTGGCAGATATCGCCGACCAACGAAGCTGACATCTACAACTACACAGAGGATGTCATAGCCCTGGGTTTCCTTCGACAGGGACACGTACTGCTGAGCGAGGAATGGCAGCCGAGTTCGGGTGACTTCGTGCTGGACGAGACACGCTTCAAGTCGATGAAAGACACTATCGACGTGATCCATCGACGTGGCTTCCGCATCGTCTTCACCGTCCAGCCGTTCATCTCCACCGAGTCCGAGAACTTCAAGGACGCCGTCAGCAATAGGCTCCTCATCTCCGAACGCGGTAGCGACCCCAGGATACCAGCCCTCACGAGGTATCACAAGGTCAACAGCGCTGGAGTACTGGACATTACCAACAACAAGACTCTACCTTGGATCCAGAGCAAGCTGGAAGATCTGAAGGAGAAGTACCAAGTAGACTCGTTCTACCTGGACCTGGGAACTGCTCAGGATATGCCGCACTACTACAAGTGCGAACAACCTCTGACCAACCCGGACCACTACAAGAGCCTGTTTGTGAACTCGATCCTGGGTTCGGTACCGGTCATCGGAGTGTCCAGTGCTATTGCCCGGCCCAGGGCTCCAGTGTTCGTGTCGTTACCGCCGTTCCCTTCGTCATGGAAGGCCATCAAAACTGTGATCCCAACGGTGCTGAGTTACGGGATCATTGGGTATCCGTTCATCATGCCTGGTGCTGTGGGTGGTGATGTCGCTCTGCCGATGTCCGACAACAATCCGGACAACGACTACGAGGTTACTCTGCCGGAGAAGGAGCTTTACATTAG ATGGCTGCAGCTCTCGACATTCCTCCCGGTGATTCGCTTCACCCACCTCCCGAGCAAGTACTCCGACGACCAGGTCCTAGAGATCGCCAAGAGTCTCACGACCCTACGACAGAAAACCGTGACTCCCCTACTGAAGAAATACGCGAACGTCACCCTGGACACAGGCTTGCCAATCATCAGGCCTCTATGGATGTTGGACCCCATGGATCAGGCCTGCCATCTGGTGGTCGACGAGTTTTCGGTGGGCGACGAGCTGATCGTCGCACCCATACTCCACTCCGGAAGTCGACAACGCGAGGTGTACCTTCCAGCGGGTGTCTGGAAGGACGGCATCGACAAGAGCCTGAGGAAGGGCTCGAGGTGGATCCACAACTACAGGGTCGCCGAGGACAAGGTCGCTTACTTCGTCAAGATGCCCGACGACATGAGATTCTGA
- the LOC100123503 gene encoding myogenesis-regulating glycosidase isoform X5: MIPRYDVGSAMSLQRIPLQSSQRQAGSNVPSPTISRKLTNDHMDYPNAQSTNSTITSVNSISSLLKEKLQWTIPAALRSSKKRQNADYRLRGFVGFLFLCVVFLVGFAHVYYTQHVLQRAYFDKFRFNKNERVMHVYNNMGVEIIAARLGVGIPPDTGVFNCLPQHQRQDKVCLEWLQHSRLYLGHTKRDNMNCYHVTWQALSPGVNPQDCFDWSAKRGHWYGAGQIQNMAYPLEQGRLEPSPFITGDIRKHPFGNVLKRYFLNSKGATITVDPETPLYVSINFNVTQKKELCLMAKHDAFAFINHLTPYPQLNYSICSTDNMKNLHSSMAEKFLWDGLKPDELQAVHSLLTEPVWQISPTNEADIYNYTEDVIALGFLRQGHVLLSEEWQPSSGDFVLDETRFKSMKDTIDVIHRRGFRIVFTVQPFISTESENFKDAVSNRLLISERGSDPRIPALTRYHKVNSAGVLDITNNKTLPWIQSKLEDLKEKYQVDSFYLDLGTAQDMPHYYKCEQPLTNPDHYKSLFVNSILGSVPVIGVSSAIARPRAPVFVSLPPFPSSWKAIKTVIPTVLSYGIIGYPFIMPGAVGGDVALPMSDNNPDNDYEVTLPEKELYIRWLQLSTFLPVIRFTHLPSKYSDDQVLEIAKSLTTLRQKTVTPLLKKYANVTLDTGLPIIRPLWMLDPMDQACHLVVDEFSVGDELIVAPILHSGSRQREVYLPAGVWKDGIDKSLRKGSRWIHNYRVAEDKVAYFVKMPDDMRF; the protein is encoded by the exons ATGATCCCGAGATACGACGTGGGCAGTGCCATGTCGCTGCAGAG GATACCGCTACAGTCGTCGCAGCGACAGGCGGGAAGCAACGTTCCATCGCCGACGATCTCGAGGAAGCTCACCAACGACCACATGGATTACCCGAACGCGCAGAGCACCAACTCGACCATCACCAGTGTCAACAGCATCAGCAGTTTGCTCAAGGAGAAACTCCAGTGGACTATACCCGCCGCGCTGAGGAGCAGCAAGAAACGACAGAATGCTGATTACAG GCTACGAGGCTTCGTCggctttctctttctctgcgtcGTATTCCTCGTCGGATTCGCCCACGTCTACTACACGCAGCATGTTCTGCAGCGAGCCTACTTCGACAAATTTAG GTTCAACAAGAACGAGAGGGTCATGCACGTCTACAACAACATGGGCGTGGAGATAATAGCGGCGCGCCTCGGAGTCGGCATTCCTCCGGACACAGGTGTCTTCAATTGCCTGCCGCAGCATCAGCGTCAGGACAAGGTTTGCCTGGAATGGTTACAGCATTCGCGACTCTATCTGGGCCACACGAAACGCGACAACATGAACTGCTACCACGTGACCTGGCAAGCCTTGAGTCCCGGGGTCAACCCGCAGGACTGCTTCGATTGGTCGGCCAAAAGGGGTCACTGGTACGGTGCGGGTCAGATCCAGAACATGGCGTATCCTCTGGAGCAGGGAAGACTAGAGCCCAGTCCTTTCATCACCGGAGATATCAGGAAGCATCCGTTCGGGAACGTTCTGAAGCGGTACTTTCTGAATTCGAAGGGGGCGACGATCACCGTTGACCCAGAGACGCCGCTCTACGTGTCCATCAACTTCAATGTGACCCAGAAAAAGGAGCTGTGCCTGATGGCCAAGCACGACGCGTTTGCCTTCATCAACCACCTTACGCCGTATCCCCAATTGAACTACTCGATCTGCTCGACGGACAACATGAAGAACCTGCACTCGTCGATGGCCGAGAAGTTTCTCTGGGACGGTTTGAAGCCAGACGAACTCCAGGCTGTTCACTCGCTGTTGACCGAACCGGTCTGGCAGATATCGCCGACCAACGAAGCTGACATCTACAACTACACAGAGGATGTCATAGCCCTGGGTTTCCTTCGACAGGGACACGTACTGCTGAGCGAGGAATGGCAGCCGAGTTCGGGTGACTTCGTGCTGGACGAGACACGCTTCAAGTCGATGAAAGACACTATCGACGTGATCCATCGACGTGGCTTCCGCATCGTCTTCACCGTCCAGCCGTTCATCTCCACCGAGTCCGAGAACTTCAAGGACGCCGTCAGCAATAGGCTCCTCATCTCCGAACGCGGTAGCGACCCCAGGATACCAGCCCTCACGAGGTATCACAAGGTCAACAGCGCTGGAGTACTGGACATTACCAACAACAAGACTCTACCTTGGATCCAGAGCAAGCTGGAAGATCTGAAGGAGAAGTACCAAGTAGACTCGTTCTACCTGGACCTGGGAACTGCTCAGGATATGCCGCACTACTACAAGTGCGAACAACCTCTGACCAACCCGGACCACTACAAGAGCCTGTTTGTGAACTCGATCCTGGGTTCGGTACCGGTCATCGGAGTGTCCAGTGCTATTGCCCGGCCCAGGGCTCCAGTGTTCGTGTCGTTACCGCCGTTCCCTTCGTCATGGAAGGCCATCAAAACTGTGATCCCAACGGTGCTGAGTTACGGGATCATTGGGTATCCGTTCATCATGCCTGGTGCTGTGGGTGGTGATGTCGCTCTGCCGATGTCCGACAACAATCCGGACAACGACTACGAGGTTACTCTGCCGGAGAAGGAGCTTTACATTAG ATGGCTGCAGCTCTCGACATTCCTCCCGGTGATTCGCTTCACCCACCTCCCGAGCAAGTACTCCGACGACCAGGTCCTAGAGATCGCCAAGAGTCTCACGACCCTACGACAGAAAACCGTGACTCCCCTACTGAAGAAATACGCGAACGTCACCCTGGACACAGGCTTGCCAATCATCAGGCCTCTATGGATGTTGGACCCCATGGATCAGGCCTGCCATCTGGTGGTCGACGAGTTTTCGGTGGGCGACGAGCTGATCGTCGCACCCATACTCCACTCCGGAAGTCGACAACGCGAGGTGTACCTTCCAGCGGGTGTCTGGAAGGACGGCATCGACAAGAGCCTGAGGAAGGGCTCGAGGTGGATCCACAACTACAGGGTCGCCGAGGACAAGGTCGCTTACTTCGTCAAGATGCCCGACGACATGAGATTCTGA
- the LOC100123503 gene encoding myogenesis-regulating glycosidase isoform X3: protein MADERDEKDHRYSSIYSLERALSRHCPRLHSITEGVSSKYSRRESDSSATFSNSGSTLNGSTLGSETEDEENDEESSKIPLQSSQRQAGSNVPSPTISRKLTNDHMDYPNAQSTNSTITSVNSISSLLKEKLQWTIPAALRSSKKRQNADYRLRGFVGFLFLCVVFLVGFAHVYYTQHVLQRAYFDKFRFNKNERVMHVYNNMGVEIIAARLGVGIPPDTGVFNCLPQHQRQDKVCLEWLQHSRLYLGHTKRDNMNCYHVTWQALSPGVNPQDCFDWSAKRGHWYGAGQIQNMAYPLEQGRLEPSPFITGDIRKHPFGNVLKRYFLNSKGATITVDPETPLYVSINFNVTQKKELCLMAKHDAFAFINHLTPYPQLNYSICSTDNMKNLHSSMAEKFLWDGLKPDELQAVHSLLTEPVWQISPTNEADIYNYTEDVIALGFLRQGHVLLSEEWQPSSGDFVLDETRFKSMKDTIDVIHRRGFRIVFTVQPFISTESENFKDAVSNRLLISERGSDPRIPALTRYHKVNSAGVLDITNNKTLPWIQSKLEDLKEKYQVDSFYLDLGTAQDMPHYYKCEQPLTNPDHYKSLFVNSILGSVPVIGVSSAIARPRAPVFVSLPPFPSSWKAIKTVIPTVLSYGIIGYPFIMPGAVGGDVALPMSDNNPDNDYEVTLPEKELYIRWLQLSTFLPVIRFTHLPSKYSDDQVLEIAKSLTTLRQKTVTPLLKKYANVTLDTGLPIIRPLWMLDPMDQACHLVVDEFSVGDELIVAPILHSGSRQREVYLPAGVWKDGIDKSLRKGSRWIHNYRVAEDKVAYFVKMPDDMRF from the exons ATGGCCGACGAACGCGATGAAAAAGATCACAGATACAGCTCGATATATTCACTGGAACGAGCGCTTTCCAGACACTGCCCGCGACTGCACTCGATAACCGAG GGCGTCTCGTCCAAGTACTCGCGACGCGAGAGCGACAGCAGTGCGACCTTCAGCAACAGCGGCTCGACTCTGAACGGCAGCACTTTGGGCTCGGAGACCGAAGATGAGGAGAACGACGAGGAGTCATCCAA GATACCGCTACAGTCGTCGCAGCGACAGGCGGGAAGCAACGTTCCATCGCCGACGATCTCGAGGAAGCTCACCAACGACCACATGGATTACCCGAACGCGCAGAGCACCAACTCGACCATCACCAGTGTCAACAGCATCAGCAGTTTGCTCAAGGAGAAACTCCAGTGGACTATACCCGCCGCGCTGAGGAGCAGCAAGAAACGACAGAATGCTGATTACAG GCTACGAGGCTTCGTCggctttctctttctctgcgtcGTATTCCTCGTCGGATTCGCCCACGTCTACTACACGCAGCATGTTCTGCAGCGAGCCTACTTCGACAAATTTAG GTTCAACAAGAACGAGAGGGTCATGCACGTCTACAACAACATGGGCGTGGAGATAATAGCGGCGCGCCTCGGAGTCGGCATTCCTCCGGACACAGGTGTCTTCAATTGCCTGCCGCAGCATCAGCGTCAGGACAAGGTTTGCCTGGAATGGTTACAGCATTCGCGACTCTATCTGGGCCACACGAAACGCGACAACATGAACTGCTACCACGTGACCTGGCAAGCCTTGAGTCCCGGGGTCAACCCGCAGGACTGCTTCGATTGGTCGGCCAAAAGGGGTCACTGGTACGGTGCGGGTCAGATCCAGAACATGGCGTATCCTCTGGAGCAGGGAAGACTAGAGCCCAGTCCTTTCATCACCGGAGATATCAGGAAGCATCCGTTCGGGAACGTTCTGAAGCGGTACTTTCTGAATTCGAAGGGGGCGACGATCACCGTTGACCCAGAGACGCCGCTCTACGTGTCCATCAACTTCAATGTGACCCAGAAAAAGGAGCTGTGCCTGATGGCCAAGCACGACGCGTTTGCCTTCATCAACCACCTTACGCCGTATCCCCAATTGAACTACTCGATCTGCTCGACGGACAACATGAAGAACCTGCACTCGTCGATGGCCGAGAAGTTTCTCTGGGACGGTTTGAAGCCAGACGAACTCCAGGCTGTTCACTCGCTGTTGACCGAACCGGTCTGGCAGATATCGCCGACCAACGAAGCTGACATCTACAACTACACAGAGGATGTCATAGCCCTGGGTTTCCTTCGACAGGGACACGTACTGCTGAGCGAGGAATGGCAGCCGAGTTCGGGTGACTTCGTGCTGGACGAGACACGCTTCAAGTCGATGAAAGACACTATCGACGTGATCCATCGACGTGGCTTCCGCATCGTCTTCACCGTCCAGCCGTTCATCTCCACCGAGTCCGAGAACTTCAAGGACGCCGTCAGCAATAGGCTCCTCATCTCCGAACGCGGTAGCGACCCCAGGATACCAGCCCTCACGAGGTATCACAAGGTCAACAGCGCTGGAGTACTGGACATTACCAACAACAAGACTCTACCTTGGATCCAGAGCAAGCTGGAAGATCTGAAGGAGAAGTACCAAGTAGACTCGTTCTACCTGGACCTGGGAACTGCTCAGGATATGCCGCACTACTACAAGTGCGAACAACCTCTGACCAACCCGGACCACTACAAGAGCCTGTTTGTGAACTCGATCCTGGGTTCGGTACCGGTCATCGGAGTGTCCAGTGCTATTGCCCGGCCCAGGGCTCCAGTGTTCGTGTCGTTACCGCCGTTCCCTTCGTCATGGAAGGCCATCAAAACTGTGATCCCAACGGTGCTGAGTTACGGGATCATTGGGTATCCGTTCATCATGCCTGGTGCTGTGGGTGGTGATGTCGCTCTGCCGATGTCCGACAACAATCCGGACAACGACTACGAGGTTACTCTGCCGGAGAAGGAGCTTTACATTAG ATGGCTGCAGCTCTCGACATTCCTCCCGGTGATTCGCTTCACCCACCTCCCGAGCAAGTACTCCGACGACCAGGTCCTAGAGATCGCCAAGAGTCTCACGACCCTACGACAGAAAACCGTGACTCCCCTACTGAAGAAATACGCGAACGTCACCCTGGACACAGGCTTGCCAATCATCAGGCCTCTATGGATGTTGGACCCCATGGATCAGGCCTGCCATCTGGTGGTCGACGAGTTTTCGGTGGGCGACGAGCTGATCGTCGCACCCATACTCCACTCCGGAAGTCGACAACGCGAGGTGTACCTTCCAGCGGGTGTCTGGAAGGACGGCATCGACAAGAGCCTGAGGAAGGGCTCGAGGTGGATCCACAACTACAGGGTCGCCGAGGACAAGGTCGCTTACTTCGTCAAGATGCCCGACGACATGAGATTCTGA